A window of the Hordeum vulgare subsp. vulgare chromosome 5H, MorexV3_pseudomolecules_assembly, whole genome shotgun sequence genome harbors these coding sequences:
- the LOC123400057 gene encoding subtilisin-like protease SBT3.6, whose translation MAPKPVGVVVFFQLLLGLGLCSCANVQIVYMGERHPELHPELVRDSHHGMLAAVLGSKQAAEDAILYSYRHGFSGFAAVLTNAQAAQLSDLPGVVRVVRNRVLDLHTTRSWDFMRVNPSPAGGSGILSGSRFGEDSIIGVLDTGIWPESASFRDDGIGEVPRRWKGQCVAGERFNASNCNRKIIGAKWFIKGYQAEYGKMNTADIHEYMSARDAVGHGTHTASTAAGALVPDASFRGLASGVARGGAPRARLAVYKVCWATGDCTSADILAAFDAAIHDGVDVLSVSLGQAPPLPAYVDDVLAIGSFHAVVRGITVVCSAGNSGPYSETVINSAPWVLTVAAGTIDRTFLAKITLGNNSTYVGQTMYSGKHAATSMRIVYAEDVSSDNADDSDARSCTAGSLNATLVKGNVVLCFQTRGQRASQVAVETVKKARGVGVIFAQFLTKDIASAFDIPLIQVDYQVGTAILAYTTSMRNPTVQFSSAKTILGELIGPEVAYFSSRGPSSLTPSILKPDITAPGVNILASWSPSVALSSAMGPVNFKIDSGTSMSCPHISGMAALLKSMHPNWSPAAVKSAMVTTANVHDEYGFEMVSEAAPYKQANPFDYGGGHVDPNRAAHPGLVYDMRPSDYVRFLCSMGYNNSAIASMVQQHTPCQHSPKSQLNLNVPSITIPELRGKLSVSRTVTNVGPVTSKYRARVEAPPGVDVTVSPSLLTFNSTVNRLTFKVMFQAKLKVQGRYTFGSLTWEDGTHTVRIPLVVRTMINRFYVNA comes from the exons ATGGCTCCCAAGCCCGTcggcgtcgtcgtcttcttccagCTGCTGCTCGGCCTCGGCCTCTGCTCCTGCGCCAAT GTGCAGATTGTGTACATGGGGGAGAGGCACCCGGAGCTGCACCCGGAGCTCGTCCGGGACTCGCACCACGGCATGCTCGCCGCCGTCCTCGGCAG CAAGCAGGCGGCCGAGGACGCCATCCTCTACAGCTACAGGCACGGCTTCTCCGGCTTCGCCGCCGTGCTCACCAACGCGCAGGCGGCGCAGCTCTCCG ATTTGCCTGGGGTTGTGCGGGTGGTTCGGAACCGGGTGCTTGACCTGCACACCACCAGGAGCTGGGACTTCATGCGGGTGAACCCGTCGCCGGCCGGCGGGAGCGGAATCCTCTCCGGCAGCAGGTTCGGGGAGGACTCCATCATCGGCGTGCTAGACACAG GGATATGGCCGGAGTCAGCCAGCTTTAGGGACGATGGCATCGGCGAGGTTCCACGGCGGTGGAAAGGGCAATGCGTCGCCGGAGAAAGGTTCAATGCTTCCAACTGCAACAG GAAAATAATAGGCGCCAAGTGGTTCATCAAAGGGTACCAAGCCGAGTACGGGAAGATGAACACGGCTGACATCCACGAGTACATGTCGGCGAGGGACGCCGTCGGGCATGGGACGCACACGGCGTCCACTGCTGCCGGCGCTCTAGTGCCCGACGCCAGCTTCCGGGGGCTTGCCAGTGGTGTGGCGAGGGGAGGGGCACCGAGGGCTAGGTTGGCTGTTTACAAGGTGTGCTGGGCTACCGGGGACTGTACCTCTGCAGACATCCTTGCTGCCTTCGATGCTGCCATACACGACGGTGTCGATGTGCTCTCGGTGTCCCTCGGCCAAGCACCACCTCTCCCTGCTTATGTTGATGACGTCCTGGCCATTGGGTCCTTCCACGCCGTCGTGAGAGGGATCACTGTGGTCTGTTCTGCAGGGAACTCCGGTCCTTATTCGGAGACGGTGATCAACTCTGCACCATGGGTTCTAACCGTTGCTGCGGGCACCATTGATCGGACTTTCCTCGCAAAGATCACGCTTGGCAACAATAGTACTTATGTG GGCCAAACAATGTACTCCGGAAAGCATGCTGCAACAAGCATGCGCATAGTATATGCTGAAGATGTTTCATCTGATAATGCTGATGATAGTGATGCAAG AAGCTGCACTGCAGGATCTCTGAATGCTACTCTAGTAAAAGGAAATGTGGTGCTTTGCTTCCAAACAAGAGGACAGCGGGCATCCCAGGTGGCAGTAGAGACTGTAAAAAAGGCCCGTGGTGTAGGAGTCATCTTCGCGCAGTTTCTAACCAAAGATATAGCGTCTGCTTTTGATATTCCCCTTATTCAAGTAGACTATCAAGTTGGAACAGCCATACTTGCATATACTACTAGCATGAG GAACCCAACAGTTCAGTTTAGCTCCGCAAAAACAATCCTTGGAGAACTGATAGGCCCTGAAGTTGCATACTTCTCATCTAGGGGCCCAAGTTCTCTGACTCCATCTATTCTGAAG CCAGACATAACTGCCCCGGGTGTAAACATTTTGGCATCATGGTCACCTTCTGTAGCCTTATCATCGGCCATGGGACCTGTGAATTTCAAGATAGATTCTGGAACTTCCATGTCCTGCCCGCACATTTCAGGCATGGCCGCTCTTCTCAAATCAATGCATCCTAATTGGAGCCCAGCTGCAGTGAAATCAGCAATGGTCACAACAG CCAATGTCCATGACGAGTATGGATTCGAGATGGTATCTGAAGCAGCGCCGTACAAGCAGGCGAATCCCTTTGACTATGGAGGTGGCCATGTGGATCCAAATAGGGCTGCGCACCCTGGTCTCGTCTACGACATGAGACCATCTGATTACGTGCGCTTCCTTTGCTCCATGGGCTACAACAACTCAGCCATTGCCTCCATGGTTCAGCAGCACACACCCTGTCAGCATTCGCCAAAATCGCAGCTGAACCTCAATGTCCCATCTATCACCATTCCTGAACTGAGGGGCAAACTGTCAGTGTCTAGAACGGTCACCAATGTCGGCCCGGTCACGTCCAAGTACAGAGCTCGTGTAGAAGCACCTCCAGGGGTGGACGTCACCGTGAGCCCCTCGCTCCTGACCTTCAACTCGACAGTCAACAGGTTAACATTCAAGGTGATGTTCCAGGCCAAACTGAAAGTTCAGGGGAGATACACCTTCGGCAGCCTAACATGGGAAGACGGCACACACACGGTGAGGATTCCTTTGGTGGTTCGGACGATGATCAATAGGTTCTATGTCAATGCATGA
- the LOC123400058 gene encoding uncharacterized protein LOC123400058 gives MLGAVLRGPVSPIPPLFPAPGRPLIHLSRRLPTAPAMADAKKTDAPATPAPEPPEKPLPGDCCGSGCVRCVWDIYYDELQDYKEALAAHAAAADPSGDKASADEKKTES, from the coding sequence ATGCTGGGCGCCGTCCTCCGCGGCCCGGTCTCTCCGATCCCGCCTCTCTTCCCCGCGCCGGGGCGCCCTCTCATCCACCTATCCCGCCGCCTCCCTACGGCGCCCGCCATGGCCGACGCCAAGAAGACCGACGCGCCGGCGACCCCGGCCCCGGAGCCGCCCGAGAAGCCGCTCCCCGGCGACTGCTGCGGCAGCGGCTGCGTCCGCTGCGTCTGGGACATCTACTACGACGAGCTCCAGGACTACAAGGAGGCCCTCGCCGCCCACGCGGCCGCGGCCGATCCCAGCGGCGACAAGGCATCCGCCGACGAGAAGAAGACCGAATCATGA